One Curtobacterium sp. BH-2-1-1 genomic region harbors:
- a CDS encoding zf-HC2 domain-containing protein produces MSGCDCSKAKAELEEFLHGELCREDAADIREHMDDCEDCTTEHRVGVVLIETVRRACKETAPEELRTEILARIRLEQATH; encoded by the coding sequence ATGAGCGGCTGCGACTGCTCGAAGGCGAAGGCCGAGCTCGAGGAGTTCCTGCACGGGGAGCTCTGCCGCGAGGACGCGGCGGACATCCGTGAGCACATGGACGACTGCGAGGACTGCACGACCGAGCACCGCGTCGGCGTGGTCCTCATCGAGACGGTCCGTCGCGCGTGCAAGGAGACGGCACCCGAGGAACTCCGCACCGAGATCCTCGCCCGCATCCGCCTGGAGCAGGCCACCCACTGA
- the glmS gene encoding glutamine--fructose-6-phosphate transaminase (isomerizing): protein MCGIIAARVTDDASPYLLDGLERLEYRGYDSAGIAVRTAHGGTETIRSVSRVGDLRTLVAARSGDALTGVGIGHTRWATHGVVREANAHPHADCSGRISIVHNGIVENADRLRATLERQGHVFSSDVDSEVIAHLVERALAVDPDLMLAVQIATAQLEGSWAIVVLDARDGRMVVAAERSPLVVARSARGDFVASDIGAIAEWCETFVALRDGDVVELGEAWTWSSSGVTVPVPFPTPSPFAATALDLGDHPDHMAKEIEEQPEVVASILDRVARRAADGSMWVGLGLPGFHRLAIVACGTSLNAGQVIATALRGIGGVPTDIVVASEADQAVLGPDTLVVAISQSGETADVLRALDRFEDRHPVLALTNNVHSSLARRADAVLDCHAGPEIGVAATKTFTAQVVVGVAAVISALVASGRIDGERAAALVGELSDLPARIDHAAAIAADRIPLLVSSVKEATGFLFLGRGAGLPYAAEGALKLKELSYRWAEAYPAGELKHGPLALVDEGTPVVVIDHGDHRLQANIAEVRARGGFVITIGGEGSDIPALGRRIVGDLAWGRATAPWGPLEAVVPLQMLARELALQLGCDVDKPRNLAKSVTVE from the coding sequence ATGTGCGGCATCATCGCGGCCCGCGTCACCGACGACGCGTCCCCCTACCTGCTCGACGGACTCGAACGACTCGAGTACCGCGGGTACGACTCGGCGGGCATCGCCGTCCGGACCGCCCACGGCGGCACCGAGACCATCCGGTCCGTGTCGCGCGTCGGTGACCTGCGCACGCTCGTCGCCGCACGCTCCGGCGACGCGCTGACGGGGGTCGGCATCGGGCACACCCGGTGGGCGACGCACGGCGTGGTCCGCGAGGCGAACGCGCACCCGCACGCCGACTGCTCCGGCCGGATCAGCATCGTGCACAACGGCATCGTCGAGAACGCCGACCGGCTCCGTGCGACGCTCGAGCGCCAGGGCCACGTGTTCTCGTCGGACGTCGACTCCGAGGTCATCGCGCACCTCGTCGAGCGGGCGCTCGCGGTGGACCCGGACCTTATGCTCGCGGTGCAGATCGCGACCGCGCAGCTCGAGGGCTCGTGGGCGATCGTGGTGCTCGACGCCCGGGACGGCCGCATGGTCGTCGCCGCCGAGCGCTCCCCCCTCGTCGTCGCACGGTCCGCCCGCGGCGACTTCGTGGCGAGCGACATCGGTGCGATCGCCGAGTGGTGCGAGACCTTCGTGGCACTCCGCGACGGCGACGTCGTCGAACTCGGCGAGGCCTGGACGTGGTCGTCCTCCGGCGTCACGGTCCCCGTGCCCTTCCCGACGCCGTCCCCGTTCGCCGCGACCGCGCTCGACCTCGGCGACCACCCGGACCACATGGCGAAGGAGATCGAGGAGCAGCCCGAGGTCGTCGCCTCGATCCTCGACCGGGTCGCCCGCCGGGCCGCCGACGGCAGCATGTGGGTCGGCCTGGGGCTCCCCGGGTTCCACCGACTGGCGATCGTCGCGTGCGGCACCTCGCTCAACGCCGGGCAGGTGATCGCCACCGCGCTGCGCGGGATCGGCGGCGTGCCGACGGACATCGTCGTCGCGAGCGAGGCCGACCAGGCGGTGCTCGGCCCGGACACGCTCGTGGTCGCCATCAGCCAGTCCGGCGAAACCGCCGACGTCCTCCGCGCCCTCGACCGCTTCGAGGACCGGCACCCGGTGCTCGCGCTCACGAACAACGTGCACTCGTCCCTGGCCCGCCGGGCGGACGCCGTGCTCGACTGCCACGCCGGCCCCGAGATCGGTGTCGCCGCGACGAAGACGTTCACCGCGCAGGTCGTCGTCGGCGTCGCCGCGGTGATCTCCGCGCTCGTCGCCTCGGGTCGGATCGACGGCGAACGCGCGGCCGCGCTCGTCGGCGAGCTCTCCGACCTCCCCGCCCGCATCGACCACGCCGCCGCGATCGCCGCCGACCGCATCCCGCTGCTCGTCTCGAGCGTCAAGGAAGCGACCGGCTTCCTCTTCCTCGGCCGCGGCGCCGGGCTGCCCTACGCGGCCGAGGGCGCGCTCAAGCTCAAGGAGCTCAGCTACCGCTGGGCCGAGGCCTACCCGGCCGGCGAGCTGAAGCACGGCCCGCTCGCGCTCGTCGACGAGGGCACCCCGGTCGTGGTCATCGACCACGGCGACCACCGACTGCAGGCGAACATCGCCGAGGTCCGTGCCCGCGGCGGGTTCGTCATCACGATCGGCGGCGAGGGGTCGGACATCCCCGCACTCGGCCGTCGCATCGTCGGCGACCTCGCCTGGGGTCGCGCGACCGCACCGTGGGGTCCGCTCGAGGCCGTCGTCCCGCTGCAGATGCTCGCCCGCGAACTCGCGCTCCAGCTGGGGTGCGACGTGGACAAGCCGAGGAACCTCGCCAAGTCGGTGACGGTCGAATAG
- a CDS encoding LuxR family transcriptional regulator → MALTGRRLEVDRIATLAVLPRESAMVVVGDPGSGRSSVLDAVSNRVSLPVVRVGVNGSESHWPLAGVTSLFTALDDPRATAHIAHLLQGSAPVDRQTPGLAAAHDFLDAVHALTLPPTLVLIDDLDRMDVESQELIAFLASRLAGTALRVVATVRTVPPAGPLAALPTLRIEPLPSDEALVLARDMAPEEANEGVLAVLAEETGGNPGALREQLAVLSREQLNGSEPLVLPLRPTPTTEAIAALVLGSAAGRDLDVLARLALVPVAKTTGWDRDELDDLAHAGLTTVKGQTVSVRDPLVRSALYWRMPARDRRAAHTELAAASAESDPRAAAWHHSFVDDVPDVVALLRAARSYVVDGNAQAAVVLTERALHIGSGHEDEHAALLGVAEALLANRLLGFAARYLAAIRPFRSTADETRRLRLSYSVQYLSGDAVHADELLVPVDPENAAEADALGGLLAMVACFRAEAWELDHARDLLARAEPLKRSASQHTLEITETAHELIAAVDGTLPADTALHDGLSTTTLVGMSDPALLLLAHALSIAERYRSARRVFALVLARGQEAMPVWTEAARYLSAENEVRSGNFRQALRAIDVWEAGSSVVERLREPSRAIALAWRHFAEGRSPEALEVLDRCLAQRSTNRLWGATAKLHALRGRVLLLDGRLDEAAASLEAADAIGRSLRNPAVLRHLGDLVEAYSRLDRIDDARAIAARLAADHHARPSRWGALVLARSLALVADDTTRDTARRRALELFQPHDSQFERARTFAALAAVGTPTERPRLGAAAAAAYEAAGLRRPLATPAATVAMPVFGSPTSLRSGPVLSAQMPGTPRSAPDASAVLTSLTAEERAVVQKVTEGYRNREIASSLFMSQRTVELRLTQIYRKVGARSRSHLVALLT, encoded by the coding sequence ATGGCACTCACCGGTCGCCGTCTCGAGGTCGACCGGATCGCGACCCTCGCTGTACTCCCTCGTGAGTCCGCGATGGTCGTCGTCGGCGACCCTGGTTCCGGACGCAGCAGCGTCCTCGACGCGGTGTCCAACCGCGTCTCCCTCCCCGTCGTACGCGTCGGAGTGAACGGGAGTGAGTCCCACTGGCCCCTGGCCGGCGTGACCTCGCTCTTCACCGCACTCGACGATCCCCGTGCGACGGCCCACATCGCGCACCTCCTCCAGGGGAGCGCACCCGTCGACCGGCAGACGCCGGGGCTGGCGGCGGCGCATGACTTCCTCGACGCCGTGCACGCCCTCACCCTGCCGCCGACGCTCGTGCTGATCGACGACCTCGACCGCATGGACGTGGAGAGCCAGGAGCTCATCGCGTTCCTCGCGTCGCGGCTCGCCGGCACCGCACTGCGCGTCGTCGCCACGGTCCGCACCGTGCCGCCGGCGGGACCGCTCGCGGCCCTGCCGACGCTCCGGATCGAACCGCTGCCCTCGGACGAAGCACTCGTGCTCGCCCGTGACATGGCTCCGGAAGAGGCGAACGAGGGTGTCCTCGCCGTCCTCGCCGAGGAGACCGGTGGCAACCCCGGCGCACTGCGCGAGCAGCTCGCCGTGCTCAGTCGCGAGCAGCTGAACGGCTCCGAGCCGCTCGTGCTGCCGCTCCGACCGACCCCGACCACCGAGGCCATCGCGGCCCTGGTGCTCGGTTCCGCAGCAGGACGCGATCTGGACGTCCTGGCGCGGTTGGCCCTCGTCCCCGTGGCGAAGACCACCGGTTGGGACCGCGACGAGCTCGACGACCTGGCACACGCCGGACTCACCACCGTCAAGGGGCAGACCGTCTCGGTCCGCGATCCCCTGGTCCGTTCCGCGCTGTACTGGCGGATGCCGGCACGGGACCGTCGGGCCGCGCACACGGAACTCGCCGCGGCGAGCGCCGAGTCCGACCCGCGTGCGGCCGCGTGGCACCACAGCTTCGTCGACGACGTCCCGGACGTGGTCGCGCTGCTCCGTGCAGCCCGCTCGTACGTGGTGGACGGGAACGCCCAGGCGGCGGTCGTGCTCACCGAGCGCGCCCTGCACATCGGTTCGGGGCACGAGGACGAGCACGCTGCGCTCCTCGGTGTCGCCGAGGCCCTGCTGGCGAACCGGCTGCTCGGCTTCGCCGCGCGGTACCTCGCCGCGATCCGGCCGTTCCGCTCCACGGCGGACGAGACCCGTCGGCTCCGTCTGTCGTACTCGGTGCAGTACCTCAGCGGCGACGCCGTGCACGCGGACGAGCTCCTCGTGCCGGTCGACCCCGAGAACGCCGCCGAGGCGGACGCGCTCGGTGGGCTCCTCGCGATGGTCGCGTGCTTCCGGGCCGAGGCCTGGGAGCTCGACCACGCCAGGGACCTCCTCGCCCGGGCCGAGCCGCTCAAGCGGTCCGCGTCGCAGCACACCCTGGAGATCACGGAGACCGCGCACGAGCTCATCGCCGCGGTCGACGGGACCCTCCCGGCCGACACGGCGCTCCACGACGGGCTCTCCACCACGACGCTGGTGGGCATGTCCGACCCGGCGCTGCTGCTCCTCGCCCACGCGTTGAGCATCGCCGAGCGGTACCGCAGCGCCCGCCGCGTGTTCGCTCTCGTCCTCGCCCGGGGACAGGAGGCCATGCCGGTCTGGACCGAGGCCGCCCGCTACCTGTCCGCCGAGAACGAGGTGCGCTCCGGCAACTTCCGGCAGGCGCTCCGCGCGATCGACGTGTGGGAAGCCGGGTCGTCGGTGGTCGAGCGGCTCCGTGAGCCGTCCCGTGCCATCGCGCTCGCCTGGCGGCACTTCGCCGAGGGGCGCTCCCCCGAGGCGCTCGAGGTCCTCGACCGGTGCCTCGCGCAGCGTTCCACGAACCGTCTGTGGGGTGCGACCGCCAAGCTGCACGCCCTGCGCGGTCGGGTCCTGCTGCTCGACGGTCGGCTCGACGAGGCCGCGGCCTCGCTCGAGGCGGCGGACGCCATCGGTCGCTCGCTGCGGAACCCGGCGGTGCTCCGGCACCTCGGCGACCTGGTGGAGGCGTACTCGCGCCTCGACCGGATCGACGACGCCCGGGCGATCGCCGCGCGGCTCGCGGCGGACCACCACGCCCGCCCGTCGCGCTGGGGCGCCCTCGTCCTGGCGCGGAGCCTCGCGCTCGTCGCGGACGACACCACCCGTGACACCGCGCGTCGCCGTGCACTGGAGCTGTTCCAGCCGCACGACTCGCAGTTCGAACGTGCTCGGACCTTCGCGGCACTCGCTGCCGTGGGGACCCCGACGGAGCGTCCGCGCCTCGGTGCGGCCGCTGCGGCGGCGTACGAGGCGGCGGGGCTCCGGCGTCCGCTGGCCACCCCGGCCGCGACGGTCGCGATGCCGGTCTTCGGCTCGCCGACGTCGCTCCGGTCCGGGCCGGTGCTGTCCGCGCAGATGCCCGGGACGCCGCGCAGCGCGCCGGACGCCTCTGCCGTGCTCACCTCGCTCACCGCGGAGGAGCGCGCCGTCGTGCAGAAGGTGACGGAGGGGTACCGCAACCGCGAGATCGCCTCGTCGCTCTTCATGTCGCAGCGGACAGTGGAGCTGCGGCTGACGCAGATCTACCGCAAGGTGGGAGCGCGCTCGCGGTCGCACCTGGTCGCGCTGCTCACGTAG
- the aroA gene encoding 3-phosphoshikimate 1-carboxyvinyltransferase encodes MAVTTHSQSRTEPWIAPLARGPLHGDVSLPGSKSLTNRELVLAALADGPSTIRLPLHSRDSALMVEALRLLGVGIDEVPPAPGATPNPYGPDLRITPAPMHGDVRVDCGLAGTVMRFLPPLAALAVGPVTIDGDPYARKRPMHAIIQALVDLGVDVTDDGGGAMPFSFTGTGSVRGGSLSIDASASSQFVSGLLLSAPRFDEGLHLTHVGERLPSMPHIEMTVAALRARGVRVDEPAVGEWVVHPGPIAARDVTIEPDLSNAAPFAVAALVAGGTVRIRTWPTATTQVGADLERLLPLWGATVTRDGDDLVFDGGVGVRGGASLPGLELDLSRGGELAPALVALAALADGPSEITGIGHLRGHETDRLAALASDVNRSGGAVHELDDGLRIEPAALHGGDWAAYDDHRMATAGAVVGLVVDGVAVDDIGSTAKTLPQFPELWAALVTTGDEGV; translated from the coding sequence ATGGCAGTCACGACGCATTCCCAGTCCCGGACCGAGCCCTGGATCGCCCCGCTCGCGCGGGGTCCGCTGCACGGCGACGTGTCGCTGCCCGGGTCGAAGTCGCTCACCAACCGCGAACTCGTGCTCGCCGCCCTCGCCGACGGTCCGTCGACCATCCGGCTGCCGCTGCACTCGCGCGACTCGGCGCTCATGGTCGAAGCGCTCCGGCTGCTCGGCGTCGGGATCGACGAGGTCCCGCCGGCGCCCGGTGCGACCCCGAACCCCTACGGCCCCGACCTCCGCATCACACCGGCGCCGATGCACGGCGACGTGCGGGTGGACTGCGGGCTCGCCGGCACCGTGATGCGCTTCCTGCCGCCCCTCGCCGCGCTCGCGGTCGGGCCGGTCACGATCGACGGCGACCCGTACGCGCGCAAGCGGCCGATGCACGCCATCATCCAGGCGCTCGTCGACCTCGGCGTGGACGTCACCGACGACGGCGGCGGCGCGATGCCGTTCTCGTTCACCGGCACCGGCTCGGTCCGCGGCGGATCGCTCTCGATCGACGCGTCCGCCTCGTCGCAGTTCGTCTCCGGGCTCCTGCTCTCCGCCCCGCGCTTCGACGAGGGCCTGCACCTCACGCACGTCGGCGAGCGCCTGCCGAGCATGCCGCACATCGAGATGACCGTCGCCGCCCTCCGTGCCCGCGGTGTCCGGGTCGACGAGCCCGCGGTCGGCGAGTGGGTCGTGCACCCCGGACCGATCGCCGCCCGCGACGTCACCATCGAACCCGACCTGTCGAACGCCGCGCCGTTCGCCGTGGCGGCGCTCGTCGCCGGCGGCACCGTCCGCATCCGAACCTGGCCGACAGCGACGACCCAGGTGGGCGCCGACCTCGAGCGGCTCCTCCCCCTGTGGGGCGCGACCGTCACGCGGGACGGCGACGACCTCGTCTTCGACGGCGGCGTCGGGGTCCGGGGTGGCGCCTCTCTCCCGGGTCTCGAACTCGACCTCAGCCGCGGCGGCGAGCTCGCTCCTGCCCTGGTCGCGTTGGCGGCCCTGGCCGACGGCCCGTCCGAGATCACCGGGATCGGCCACCTGCGTGGGCACGAGACGGACCGTCTCGCCGCGCTCGCGTCGGACGTCAACCGTTCGGGAGGCGCGGTGCACGAACTCGACGACGGCCTCCGCATCGAGCCTGCCGCGCTCCACGGCGGCGACTGGGCCGCGTACGACGACCACCGCATGGCGACGGCCGGCGCGGTCGTGGGCCTCGTCGTCGACGGCGTCGCCGTCGACGACATCGGCTCGACCGCGAAGACGCTGCCACAGTTCCCCGAGCTGTGGGCGGCCCTGGTCACGACCGGCGACGAAGGGGTCTGA
- the rsgA gene encoding ribosome small subunit-dependent GTPase A — MSWWDDVDGDDSDADEPYGQYDESSVRVRPNPKGNRPRTKVRPTYEDAPTGWVTNVDRGRFGVLVGDRVITATKARELGKKSVVTGDTVHLAGDVSGEPGSLARIVKVAERTTLLRRSADDTDEVERVIVANADQMLIVVAAADPEPRTRLIDRYLVAAFDAGLDPILCITKTDLADPTEFLAHFACLDLRIVTSRSDDVPFDALHEVLDDKVTVTVGHSGVGKSTLVNALTGSSRATGVVNSVTGRGRHTSSSSIALQVRDGGWIIDTPGVRSFGLGHVDPANVFRAFASHAVPVREPADGIPLSQAHDWEIVDRVQAGELGSTGVERLDSFRALLTGMGAEDPGTE, encoded by the coding sequence ATGAGCTGGTGGGACGACGTCGACGGTGACGACTCCGACGCGGACGAGCCGTACGGGCAGTACGACGAGTCGAGCGTGCGGGTCCGCCCCAACCCGAAGGGCAACCGCCCCCGCACGAAGGTCCGTCCGACGTACGAGGACGCCCCCACGGGGTGGGTGACGAACGTCGACCGCGGGCGCTTCGGCGTGCTCGTCGGGGACCGGGTCATCACGGCCACGAAGGCCCGCGAGCTGGGGAAGAAGTCCGTCGTCACCGGCGACACGGTCCACCTGGCCGGCGACGTCTCCGGCGAACCGGGCTCCCTCGCGCGCATCGTGAAGGTCGCCGAGCGCACCACGCTGCTGCGCCGGAGCGCCGACGACACCGACGAGGTCGAGCGCGTCATCGTGGCGAACGCCGACCAGATGCTCATCGTCGTGGCCGCCGCCGACCCCGAGCCGCGCACCCGACTGATCGACCGGTACCTCGTGGCGGCGTTCGACGCCGGCCTCGACCCGATCCTCTGCATCACGAAGACCGACCTCGCCGATCCCACCGAGTTCCTCGCGCACTTCGCCTGCCTCGACCTGCGCATCGTGACGAGCCGCTCCGACGACGTGCCGTTCGACGCCCTGCACGAGGTCCTCGACGACAAGGTGACCGTGACCGTCGGGCACTCGGGCGTCGGGAAGTCGACGCTCGTGAACGCGCTGACCGGGTCCTCCCGGGCCACCGGGGTCGTCAACTCGGTGACCGGGCGGGGACGGCACACCTCGTCGTCGTCGATCGCGCTGCAGGTGCGGGACGGCGGGTGGATCATCGACACCCCGGGTGTCCGGTCGTTCGGGCTCGGACACGTCGACCCGGCGAACGTCTTCCGTGCCTTCGCCTCGCACGCCGTGCCCGTCCGCGAGCCGGCGGACGGGATCCCCCTCTCCCAGGCGCACGACTGGGAGATCGTCGACCGGGTGCAGGCCGGCGAGCTCGGGTCGACCGGGGTCGAGCGGCTCGACTCGTTCCGCGCGCTGCTGACCGGCATGGGCGCCGAGGACCCGGGCACGGAGTAG
- a CDS encoding inositol monophosphatase family protein has product MDLSADLDFARSLADTADAISLERFRAADLHVSKKADSTHVTDADQAVERALRERLGAERPDDAFLGEETTADTGAEAVSEGHRQWVVDPIDGTANYLRGVPVWATLIALAVDGRPVLGVVSAPALGKRWWAAEGLGAHSFDGPLHVSGVDSLAEASLSYNSIQQWDDDDRLDALVTLSRRVWRTRAYGDMWSYMLVAEGVLDVAGEPDLKPWDMAALVPIVEEAGGRFTSLDGDPGPWHGSALATNGLVHDAVVEVIRR; this is encoded by the coding sequence GTGGACCTCAGCGCCGACCTGGACTTCGCCCGCTCCCTCGCCGACACCGCCGACGCGATCAGCCTCGAGCGGTTCCGTGCCGCCGACCTGCACGTGTCGAAGAAGGCCGACAGCACACACGTCACCGACGCCGACCAGGCGGTCGAACGAGCGCTCCGCGAGCGGCTCGGTGCCGAACGTCCCGACGACGCCTTCCTCGGCGAGGAGACCACCGCCGACACCGGCGCCGAGGCGGTCAGCGAGGGCCACCGCCAGTGGGTGGTCGACCCCATCGACGGCACCGCGAACTACCTCCGCGGCGTCCCGGTCTGGGCCACCCTCATCGCGCTCGCGGTGGACGGGCGCCCGGTCCTCGGCGTCGTGAGCGCACCCGCCCTCGGCAAGCGTTGGTGGGCGGCCGAGGGGCTCGGCGCGCACTCCTTCGACGGTCCCCTGCACGTCTCCGGCGTCGACTCCCTCGCAGAGGCCAGCCTGAGCTACAACAGCATCCAGCAGTGGGACGACGACGACCGCCTGGACGCCCTCGTGACACTCTCCCGTCGGGTCTGGCGCACCCGGGCCTACGGCGACATGTGGTCGTACATGCTCGTGGCCGAGGGCGTCCTCGACGTCGCCGGCGAACCCGACCTCAAGCCGTGGGACATGGCGGCGCTCGTGCCGATCGTCGAGGAGGCCGGTGGCCGGTTCACCTCGCTCGACGGCGATCCCGGCCCCTGGCACGGCAGCGCCCTCGCGACGAACGGACTCGTGCACGACGCCGTGGTCGAGGTCATCCGCCGCTGA
- a CDS encoding GNAT family N-acetyltransferase has protein sequence MTLSVESITTWSDTDVADVAALVRLLGHEVDDAAMRARLERLTPEAGHRTWVVRDDDGRAIAVAGAQVTWAYASDEPTAQLLLMVVDESARRLGTGSALIGTFEAWAVEQGARRLSAVSAAATDSAHRFYQKRGYHDAGVRYTKIA, from the coding sequence ATGACCCTCTCCGTCGAGTCGATCACCACCTGGTCCGACACGGACGTCGCCGACGTCGCCGCCCTCGTCCGACTGCTCGGCCACGAGGTCGACGACGCCGCCATGCGCGCCCGCCTCGAACGACTCACGCCCGAGGCCGGACACCGCACCTGGGTGGTGCGGGACGATGACGGTCGTGCGATCGCGGTCGCCGGCGCGCAGGTCACCTGGGCGTACGCGAGCGACGAGCCGACGGCGCAGCTGCTGCTGATGGTGGTCGACGAGTCGGCCAGGAGGCTCGGCACCGGTTCGGCGCTCATCGGCACGTTCGAAGCATGGGCGGTCGAGCAGGGCGCACGTCGCCTCAGCGCCGTCAGCGCGGCGGCCACGGACAGCGCGCACCGGTTCTACCAGAAGCGCGGGTACCACGACGCCGGGGTGCGCTACACGAAGATCGCGTAG
- a CDS encoding sigma-70 family RNA polymerase sigma factor — MTTDEPHAAPHDLVEETEAQLDAVSEEAALREDEASDDEAGAVDVVDAKTVSEAELRSLFEDQALPFMDQLYGAAMRMTRNPADASDLVQETFVKAFAAFRQFKQGTNLKAWLYRILTNTFINTYRKNQRNPYQGTIDELEDWQLGGAESVTQSISARSAEADAIDHLPSSAVKDALQAIPEDFRMAVYFADVEGFSYQEIADIMKTPVGTVMSRLHRGRRLLRGLLADHARETGIVPDAASTATMRGRGRKVAAASSRVEGKEAR; from the coding sequence ATGACGACCGACGAACCGCACGCAGCACCGCACGACCTGGTCGAGGAGACCGAGGCGCAGCTCGACGCGGTGTCCGAAGAAGCAGCACTGCGCGAGGACGAGGCCAGCGACGACGAGGCCGGCGCGGTCGATGTCGTCGACGCGAAGACAGTATCCGAGGCCGAGCTCCGGTCCCTCTTCGAGGACCAGGCGCTGCCCTTCATGGACCAGCTCTACGGCGCGGCGATGCGGATGACCCGCAACCCGGCCGACGCGTCCGACCTCGTGCAGGAGACCTTCGTCAAGGCCTTCGCCGCGTTCCGCCAGTTCAAGCAGGGCACGAACCTCAAGGCCTGGCTGTACCGCATCCTCACGAACACGTTCATCAACACGTACCGCAAGAACCAGCGCAACCCGTACCAGGGCACGATCGACGAGCTCGAGGACTGGCAGCTCGGCGGCGCGGAGAGCGTGACGCAGTCGATCTCGGCGCGCTCCGCCGAGGCCGACGCCATCGACCACCTGCCGTCCTCCGCCGTGAAGGACGCGCTGCAGGCCATCCCGGAGGACTTCCGGATGGCCGTCTACTTCGCCGATGTCGAGGGGTTCTCCTACCAGGAGATCGCCGACATCATGAAGACCCCCGTGGGGACGGTCATGAGCCGCCTCCACCGTGGCCGCCGGCTCCTCCGCGGGCTCCTGGCCGACCACGCACGTGAGACCGGCATCGTCCCGGACGCAGCGTCGACGGCGACGATGCGCGGACGAGGCCGGAAGGTTGCCGCGGCGTCGAGCCGCGTCGAAGGGAAGGAAGCGCGATGA